CGAGAAACAGACACAAGGCCAACCCGCGGCGGTCCTCCCGCGGGGACGGGCGGTGACCGGCGAGCCGGTCGATCAGGCGCAGCGCCGCAACATAGACAATCGACGCCAAGGCCAGCAGCGCGACGAAAGCCTCGGCCTGCCGGCGGGCGTCGAGCACCGTGGCTGCGGCCATCACGACCAGCAGCACGACGCCGCACGCCACGATGCGTCTGCTCGCGGTCTCCGCGGCCGACGCACCACCGCGAATCAACGCCTGAACGAGCCGCGCGGCCACGATCAGCAGCACGAAGAACGCCTCGGCCTGCCACCGGGAATCCAACGTCGCCAACACCAGCGCCGACAGCAGTGCAACGCCGCTGACGACGATGTTCCTGTTCATCAGCCTTCCGGTACGCCGACCGAGGGGGTGTGCCGAGCGGGCTCCGACGAGCCCATCCCGTAGTACCACCGCCCGAGCCGGTCGGGGGAAACACCGGCGCGGTAGAGCGCCAGCAAGGCGAGATTCAGCACGGTCCGCCGCAGCCAGCCGTCGCGCTCCCAGCGGCGGGCGGAGGCCCGTACCGACACCGGCGGAAACCAGAGCCGCCCCCGCCTGCGCAAGCGTCGAACGAAATCGACATCCTCCATCAGCGCCAACGGCCGGTAGCCTCCCAGCGCCTCGAACGCTTCCCGGCGGACGAAGATCGCCTGGTCGCCGTACGGCAAACGCAGGCACCGCGTCCGGACCGCCACGCCGCGCTCGACGACCCGGGCCGCCCAGTGGGCGGATGCGAGAGCCAGCCGGAACGCTCCGCCGGCAACCTCGGGCCGTTCCTCCGCCTCGTCGAGCACCGCCAGCCAACCGGCGCCGAGCCGCGCGTCGGCATGCACGAAGAGCAGCCATCGACCGGACGCAGCGCGCGCCCCGGCGTTCATCTGGCGGCCCCGGCCGGGATCGCTGTCGATCCACCGCACGGAGGTCACGCGCCGGCGCAGCGGGTCGAGAGAACGATCGCCGGCGTCGCCGTTGACCACGACTATCTCGACGCGCGGATCGAGGGGGTCCGCCGGGAGTGCGTCGAGCAACCCGCCGAGCTCCGGCGTATCCCGGAGCACGGGCACGACGAGCGAGACGAGCGGCCGGGAACGATCCGCAGACACCACCGACAGGGTATCAGTCGGGCGGCCGCAGGAGCGGGAGGGATGGGCCGAACGCCGAGCCGGCGAGGCGTTTCGGGGCGCTACCGCGGCAACCCGAGAAAGCGCGCGGATTCCGACCAGACCCGTTCGAGGCTGCGGCCGAGCTGGTGGTCGTCATCGAGCATCACCAGCGTGACGTAGGGCCGGGCCGCCGCGTAACGTGCAACCATGTCGGGATCGACCACGTCGTCGCGCCGTCCCTGCAGCACGAGCGTGGGGACTGGCCGCCGCGCCGCGAACGAATCGTAGCGCCGCGCGTCGCGGAACAGCTCGTAGTGCACGCGAGTCGGCTTGCCGGAAGCGTAGTGCGTCAGCTCCCACCAGCCGGTCTCGCGCCAGCGGGCCATGCCGGCAGCGCCCAGATCGCCGACCGGCCGGCGGCCGAAATCGAGAGCCGGGGCCAGCAGGACGAGTTGCGTGATCGGCTGCGGCGCCTTCGCCGCGGCCTGCTCGGCGGCCTGCAGGGCCACGAAGGCGCCGAGGCTCGACCCGAATAGCGCCACCGGCCCCGCCGGCAGCGTGGAGACGAGCGCCGCCGTCCGTTCGATCATCCGCGACGCGGTCAGCGTGGAGAAGTCCGGCTGGTTCA
This DNA window, taken from Acidobacteriota bacterium, encodes the following:
- a CDS encoding glycosyltransferase → MVGIRALSRVAAVAPRNASPARRSAHPSRSCGRPTDTLSVVSADRSRPLVSLVVPVLRDTPELGGLLDALPADPLDPRVEIVVVNGDAGDRSLDPLRRRVTSVRWIDSDPGRGRQMNAGARAASGRWLLFVHADARLGAGWLAVLDEAEERPEVAGGAFRLALASAHWAARVVERGVAVRTRCLRLPYGDQAIFVRREAFEALGGYRPLALMEDVDFVRRLRRRGRLWFPPVSVRASARRWERDGWLRRTVLNLALLALYRAGVSPDRLGRWYYGMGSSEPARHTPSVGVPEG
- a CDS encoding alpha/beta fold hydrolase; amino-acid sequence: MQAELLRVRGGRHHLDRRRAQHRGGRGADLPLQHRGGRRDPVPLPAGLPVSTVTPQVVYLHGFASSPASSKAEFLKRRLAAHGVAFHCPDLNQPDFSTLTASRMIERTAALVSTLPAGPVALFGSSLGAFVALQAAEQAAAKAPQPITQLVLLAPALDFGRRPVGDLGAAGMARWRETGWWELTHYASGKPTRVHYELFRDARRYDSFAARRPVPTLVLQGRRDDVVDPDMVARYAAARPYVTLVMLDDDHQLGRSLERVWSESARFLGLPR